The Rhinolophus ferrumequinum isolate MPI-CBG mRhiFer1 chromosome 4, mRhiFer1_v1.p, whole genome shotgun sequence genome has a window encoding:
- the SLITRK6 gene encoding SLIT and NTRK-like protein 6, with product MKLWIHLLYASLLACTSSQPPSPMSSARGTCDSLCNCEEKDGTMLINCEEKGIKTLSQISVPPSRLFHLSLLNNGLTILHTNDFSGLTNAISIHLGFNNIADIETGAFNGLGLLKQLHINHNSLEILKEDTFHGLENLEFLQADNNFITVIEPSAFSKLNRLKVLILNDNAIESLPPNIFRFVPLTHLDLRGNQLQTLPYVGFLEHIGRIMDLQLEDNKWACNCDILQLKIWLENMPPQSIIGDVVCNSPPGFKGGVLSRLKKELFCPTPPLYEEHEDPSGSLHLAVTSSISDSRMSIKTTSLLKPSTKAPGLIPYITKPSTQIPGPYCPIPCNCKVLSPSGLLIHCQERNIESLSDLTPPPQNPRKLILAGNIIHTLMKSDLVEYFTLEMLHLGNNHIEILEEGSFTNLTRLQKLYLNGNHLTKLSRGMFLGLHNLEYLYLEYNVVKEILPGTFNPMPKLKVLYLNNNLLQVLPPHIFSGVPLTRINLKTNQFTHLPVSHILDDLDLLTQIDLEDNPWDCSCDLVGLQQWIQKLSKNTVTDDILCTSPEHLDKKELKALNSELLCPGLVNNPSLPTQTSYVFVSTPTTSTTADTILRSLTDAVPLSVLILGLLIVFITIVFCAAGIVVLVLHRRRRYKKKQADEQMRDNSPVHLQYSMYGHKTTHHTTERPTASLYEKHMVSPMVHVYRSPSFGPKHLEEEEERNEKDGSDAKHLQRSLLERENHSPLTGLNMKYKTADQSTEFLSFQDASSLYRNILEKERELQQLGITEYLKKNIAQLQPDMEVHYPGPHEELKLMETLMYSRPRKVLVEQTKNEYFELKANLHAEPDYLEVLEQQT from the coding sequence ATGAAGCTGTGGATCCATCTCTTATATGCATCTCTCCTTGCCTGTACATCTTCACAGCCCCCATCTCCAATGTCCTCAGCCAGAGGTACTTGTGATTCTCTTTGCAATTGTGAGGAAAAAGATGGTACTATGCTAAtaaattgtgaagaaaaaggTATTAAGACATTATCTCAAATAAGTGTGCCACCATCACGGCTTTTCCATTTAAGTTTGTTAAATAATGGCTTGACAATACTCCACACAAATGACTTTTCTGGGCTTACCAATGCTATTTCAATACACCTTGGATTTAACAATATTGCAGATATTGAGACTGGTGCATTTAATGGCCTCGGCCTTCTTAAGCAACTTCATATCAATCACAATTCTTTAGAAATTCTTAAAGAGGATACCTTCCATGGACTGGAAAACCTTGAGTTTCTACAAGCGGATAACAATTTCATTACAGTGATCGAACCAAGTGCCTTTAGCAAGCTCAACAGACTTAAAGtgttaattttaaatgacaatgCCATTGAGAGTCTTCCTCCAAACATATTTCGATTTGTTCCTCTAACTCATCTAGATCTTCGTGGAAATCAGTTGCAAACATTGCCTTATGTTGGTTTTTTAGAACACATTGGCCGAATAATGGATCTCCAGTTGGAGGACAATAAATGGGCTTGCAATTGTGATATACTACAGCTAAAAATTTGGTTGGAAAACATGCCTCCACAGTCTATAATTGGTGATGTTGTATGCAATAGCCCTCCAGGTTTCAAAGGAGGCGTACTCAGCCGACTGAAAAAGGAATTATTCTGTCCTACTCCGCCATTGTATGAAGAGCATGAGGATCCTTCCGGATCATTACATCTGGCAGTAACGTCTTCAATAAGTGATAGTCGCATGTCAATCAAGACCACATCCCTTTTAAAACCATCCACCAAAGCACCAGGTTTGATACCTTATATTACAAAGCCATCCACTCAAATTCCTGGACCCTACTGTCCTATTCCTTGTAACTGCAAAGTACTATCCCCATCAGGACTTCTAATACACTGTCAAGAACGCAATATTGAAAGCTTATCAGATCTAACACCTCCTCCACAGAATCCTAGAAAGCTTATTCTAGCAGGGAATATTATCCACACATTAATGAAGTCTGATCTAGTGGAATACTTCACGTTAGAAATGCTTCACTTGGGAAACAATCATATTGAGATTCTTGAAGAAGGATCATTTACGAATCTAACAAGATTACAGAAGCTCTATCTAAATGGTAACCATCTGACCAAATTAAGTAGAGGCATGTTCCTTGGTCTCCACAATCTTGAGTACTTATATCTTGAATATAATGTAGTTAAGGAAATATTACCAGGGACCTTTAACCCAATGCCTAAACTTAAAGTCCTCTATTTAAATAACAATCTCTTACAAGTTTTACCACCACATATTTTTTCAGGAGTCCCTCTAACAAGGATAAACCTTAAAACAAACCAGTTTACTCATCTACCTGTGAGTCATATCTTGGATGACCTTGATTTACTGACCCAGATTGACCTTGAGGACAACCCCTGGGATTGCTCTTGTGACCTGGTCGGATTGCAGCAATGGATACAAAAATTAAGTAAGAACACAGTGACAGATGACATCCTCTGCACTTCTCCAGAGCACCTAGacaaaaaggaattaaaagcaCTAAATAGTGAACTTCTTTGCCCAGGTTTGGTCAATAACCCATCACTGCCAACTCAGACTAGTTATGTATTTGTCAGTACCCCTACAACCTCAACTACAGCTGATACTATTTTAAGATCACTTACTGATGCTGTACCACTATCTGTTTTAATATTAGGACTGCTGATTGTGTTCATAACCATTGTATTCTGTGCTGCAGGGATAGTGGTTCTTGTTCTCCACCGCAGGAGAAGATACAAAAAGAAGCAAGCAGATGAGCAGATGAGAGACAACAGTCCAGTGCATCTTCAGTATAGCATGTACGGCCATAAAACAACTCACCACACTACTGAAAGACCCACTGCATCACTCTATGAGAAGCACATGGTGAGTCCCATGGTTCATGTCTATAGAAGCCCATCCTTTGGCCCAAAGCatttggaggaggaagaagaaagaaatgagaaagatggAAGTGATGCAAAACATCTCCAAAGAAGTCTATTAGAACGGGAAAATCATTCACCACTCACAGGGTTAAATATGAAGTACAAAACTGCAGACCAATCGACTGAATTTTTATCCTTTCAGGATGCCAGTTCATTATATAGGaacattttagagaaagaaagagagcttCAGCAATTGGGAATCACAGAATACCTAAAGAAAAACATTGCTCAACTCCAGCCTGATATGGAGGTACATTATCCAGGACCTCACGAAGAGTTAAAATTAATGGAGACATTAATGTACTCAAGGCCAAGGAAGGTATTAGTGGAACAGACTAAAAATGAGTATTTTGAACTCAAAGCGAACTTACATGCTGAACCTGACTACTTAGAAGTACTGGAGCAGCAAACATAG